The following are encoded in a window of Cryptococcus neoformans var. neoformans B-3501A chromosome 13, whole genome shotgun sequence genomic DNA:
- a CDS encoding hypothetical protein (Match to EST gb|CF189829.1|CF189829; HMMPfam hit to Aldedh, Aldehyde dehydrogenase family, score: -30.0, E(): 8.7e-16) translates to MDMYFPDHTPTPLPQIEQIYDTVNKRFDSGVTCSLAYRLFNLKQLAYLIKDNEALIRAAVENDQGKGPFDVTIGELWPALNEIDLAVKNVENWMKDESRTADAILSMKAMPSRVKKQPKGVALIISTWNYPWQLSLCPLVGAISAGCPAILKLSEHSPTSSALLADVLPKYLDPEGYVAVLGEVEQSQALLAKPWGHILYTGSSDVGKIVAGAAAKTLTPTTLELGGKSPVIVASDANFKIAARRLFSIKQMTGGQTCVAPDYVLCVKDKVDEFISVCKSTLDELFPPLPSSKSLLNSPSGSSFLRSPADFSRQLSYIEKAEMEGKLVYKGEMDEKTRRMGISLIRLNENGEREEGGVMVDEIFGPVLAIIPVEDIDGAIAYVNARPKPLALYVCAGKRSIFEKVISQTTSGSATWNDFAMATFARNLPFGGVGASGWGSYHGKDGFNAFTHHKAVLEIPYLFEPLISLRYPPISSFAKKILPFLMFAGIKFSRPKSIEHEEESLRRRKWRWRVIVLGFLMGALVGGKRLLGNGQ, encoded by the exons ATGGATATGTATTTCCCAGACCATACTCCAACACCCCTCCCGCAGATTGAACAG ATCTACGATACCGTCAACAAACGCTTCGACTCTGGAGTTACCTGTTCTCTCGCGTACAGGCTTTTCAACCTCAAGCAACTAGCTTATCTTATTAAAGATAATGAAGCGCTTATTCGGGCAGCAGTTGAGAATGATCAAGGCAAAGGACCTTTTGACGTGACTATTGGAGAG TTGTGGCCGGCGTTGAATGAGATTGACCTTGCAGTTAAGAATGTGGAGAattggatgaaggatgagagcCGCACTGCTGACGCAATTCTATCCATGAAGGCGATGC CTTCGCGGGTGAAAAAGCAGCCCAAAGGGGTTGCCTTG ATCATCAGTACATGG AACTACCCATGGCAACTCTCTCTTTGCCCACTCGTAGGGGCCATCTCAGCCGGCTGCCCCGCTATTCTCAAACTTTCCGAACACTCACCCACGTCATCAGCCCTTCTAGCCGATGTTCTACCAAAGTACCTCGACCCGGAGGGGTATGTCGCGGTCCTTGGAGAAGTGGAGCAGTCACAGGCATTACTGGCAAAACCCTGGGGACATA TTCTTTACACAGGCTCATCTGACGTGGGCAAGATTGTCGCTGGAGCCGCTGCCAAGACGCTCACCCCTACCACTCTCGAA CTTGGTGGCAAGAGTCCAGTAATCGTCGCGTCAGATGCCAATTTCAAGATTGCAGCTAGAAGATTGTTCAGTATCAAGCAGATGACCGGTGGCCAAACATGTG TTGCCCCCGATTATGTTCTTTGCGTCAAGGACAAGGTTGACGAATTTATCTCCGTTTGCAAGTCCAC ACTTGATGagctcttccctcccttaCCTTCCTCTAAATCACTACTCAACTCCCCATCCGGCTCCTCGTTTCTTCGTTCCCCCGCCGATTTCTCTCGGCAACTATCATACATCGAAAAAGCTGAAATGGAGGGTAAGCTCGTGTATAAaggggagatggatgagaaaacaaggaggatgggaatATCCCTTATCAGACTAAACGAGAATGGGGAacgggaggagggaggcgTGATGGTGGACGAGATTTTTGGTCCTGTTCTGGCTATCATTCCTGTTGAA GATATTGATGGGGCTATTGCGTATGTGAACGCGCGTCCTAAGCCCCTTGCTTTATACGTCTGTGCCGGCAAACGATCTATCTTCGAAAAAG TTATTTCGCAGACGACGAGTGGGTCCGCAACTTGGAATGACTTTGCTATGGCCACTTTTGCCCGTAACCTTCCATTTGGAGGGGTGGGCGCGAGTGGATGGGGTTCATACCATGGGAAAGACGGCTTTAACGCATTCACGCATCACAAAG CCGTACTTGAGATCCCATACCT ATTCGAACCTCTCATATCCCTCCGTTATCCCcccatttcctcctttgccaAGAAGATCTTGCCGTTCCTCATGTTTGCCGGTATCAAATTTTCCCGACCGAAGTCCATTgagcatgaagaagagtcgctgagaaggaggaaatggaggtggagggtgATTGTGTTGGGATTTTTGATGGGTGCGTTGGTTGGAGGAAAGCGATTGCTGGGAAATGGTCAATAG
- a CDS encoding hypothetical protein (Match to ESTs gb|CF192395.1|CF192395, gb|CF190278.1|CF190278, gb|CF192235.1|CF192235; HMMPfam hit to FAD_binding_6, Oxidoreductase FAD-binding domain, score: 155.9, E(): 8.4e-44; HMMPfam hit to NAD_binding_1, Oxidoreductase NAD-binding domain, score: 121.6, E(): 1.8e-33), translating to MFTIEVLAQKLAPHASFLGGLVVAAILGLFIFFQEKDRKVLDPVEWRSFKLVDKDHLSHNTALYRFALPRASDSLGLPIGQHISVAAEINGKQVVRSYTPTTLDDDKGHFDLVVKTYEKGNISRYLSLLTIGQEIKVKGPKGKFVYTPNMAPHLVMIAGGTGITPMYQIIKSSIKTPGDKTRLSLIYANIQEDDILLKKEIDELQAKSNGRFDVKYVLNNPPEGWTGGVGFVTKEMIEEAMPSSGVGSANHGEGHKVLMCGPPPMITAMKGHLAQIGYPAPRSVSKLEDQVFLF from the exons ATGTTCACCATCGAGGTTCTCGCTCAGAAGCTTGCTCCTCATGCCAGCTTCCTCGGCGGTCTCGTCGTCGCTGCTATTCTCGgccttttcatcttcttccagg AGAAGGACAGAAAAGTACTTGACCCTGTTGAGTGGAGGTCTTTCAAGCTCGTTGACAAGGATCACTTGTCCCACAACACTGCTTT GTACCGATTTGCCCTTCCCCGAGCATCTGATTCTCTCGGTCTCCCCATCGGTCAACACATCTCTGTTGCTGCCGAGATTAATGGCAAGCAGGTTGTTAGATCTTACACTCCCACCACTTTGGATGACGACAAAGGACACTTTGACTTGGTTGTCAAG ACATACGAGAAGGGTAACATCTCCCGAtacctttctctcctcactATCGGCCAGGAAATTAAGGTCAAAGGTCCCAAGGGCAAGTTTGTTTACAC CCCCAACATGGCCCCTCACCTTGTCATGATTGCCGGCGGTACCGGTATCACTCCCATGTACCAGATTATTAAATCCTCTATCAAGACTCCCGGCGACAAGACCAGGCTTTCTTTGATCTACGCCAACATTCAGGAAGATGACATCT TgctcaagaaggaaattgaCGAGCTACAAGCCAAGTCCAACGGCCGTTTTGATGTCAAG TACGTTCTTAACAACCCTCCTGAGGGCTGGACTGGTGGTGTTGGTTTCGTCACCAAAGAGATGATTGAGGAAGCTATGCCTTCTTCCGGTGTTGGCTCTGCTAATCACGGTGAGGGTCACAAGGTCTTGATGTGCGGCCCTCCTCCTATGATCACCGCTATGAA GGGCCACCTCGCGCAGATCGGTTACCCTGCTCCTAGGAGCGTCTCCAAGCTCGAGGACCAAGTTTTCCTTTTCTAA